The following nucleotide sequence is from Halogeometricum borinquense DSM 11551.
ACGTGAGTGCGCCTGCAAACCAGAACACAAGCGCGACGAATCCACCAACGAACAGCGCCGTACGAGCGTCGAAATAGTCGTCTGCGGGCACGAGCGGCGATTCTCGTTGTAGCATGTTAGTTCTCACGTTGACAGACTGAGTATCAACGCTGAACATCTGCGCGAACCATTTATCCGGAGGTCGCCCTTCACCTCGCGCATGATACGGGTTGAGGGGCTTCGCAAGACGTACGGCGACTTTCCCGCCGTCGTCGGAAGCGACTTCGAAGTCGAGGAAGGGGAGATATTCGGTGTTGTGGGACCGAACGGGGCAGGGAAGACCACGACGCTGAAGATGCTCTCGGGGCTTATCGAACCGACCGAGGGGACGGCGCGAATCGGCGAGTACGACGCCGGCGACCCGGAGATGCGCCGTCACCTCGGCTTTTTGCCCGAGGAATCGCCCCTGTACGAGGACATGACCGCGCGGTCGTATCTCCACTTTTTTGCGGATCTGTACGACGTGCCCCGGGAGGCGGCGACGCGCCGCACCGAGGATACGCTCGACCGACTCGAACTCGAACACCGCGACCGGCGGTTAGGAGATATGTCGAAGGGGATGAAGCGGAAGGTCGCCATCGCGCGCTCGCTGGTCAACGACCCCGACCTGCTCATCTACGACGAACCCGCGTCGGGATTGGATCCGTTAACGACGAACTACGTGTTGGAGTTCACCCGCGATTTGGCCGAACGCGGCAAGACCGTCGTGTTCAGCGCGCACAACCTCTACCACGTCGAGAGCGTCTGCGACCGCGTCGTCATCATGAACCGCGGCGAGATAATCGCCCGCGGCACAGTACCCGAAATTCGGGAGCAACATGGCGAAACAAGCTATCACGTATTCACGACCACCGCCGTCGAGAACGCGGAGACCACCGACGACGGCCGATACCGCCGTGTCGTCCCCGATATGGATGCCGTCGAATCGGTCCGCGAGGAGGCCGAGGCGGCGGACGGCGAAGTAGTTGACATCCGAACCCACGAGCCGAGTCTTGAGGACATTTTCTTGGACCTCGCCGGACGACCGCCCGAGACGCGCGCGGACGACAGGGGACGGGCCGCCGCCTCGCAAACCGACGGCGGCCGCTCCGCGACCGGCCCGGAGCGGGACCAACAAGAGGAAGACCGGATCGGGGGCACGCAGTGAGTCGGTCACTCTCGGACCGTCTTCGCGCGGTTCTACGGATCGCCCGGTGGGAGATCGAGCGCTCGGCGAGAACGCTGGACCGGCGGACCGTTGTGTTCCTCCTCGTCGCTGTCGTCCTCGCGGGCGGTATCGCCTCTGCAGGCATGTTGTCGGGCGGTGTCGCGCTCGACAGGGATATCTACCGCGTCGGCGTCGCGTCCGATAGTCCGTATTACGAACCCGTGGCTGCCGCACCTGCGTTGACTCCGAAGGACCCCGACCCAGACGCTCTCAAAAATGGCGACTTGGATATTCTCATCGACAGAGAGCGTGTCTTCGGTCCCCCAGTGGTTACGCAGAAGAACCGGGCCGCTCTCGCCGCGCTCAACGATGCCGTCCGGCGGTACAACACGGCGATGATGCAGCAGGAGGAAAACCAGACGGCGGCGTTCCCGGTTGCCGTTTCGCTCCAGTACGTTTCACGGAGTACGTCGCTTCCGGACGGTGCGGTGGCTGACGGCGGCAGTGACGGCGGCGCTGCAACCGGTGACGGCTCCGGAACCGGCGCGGACTCGTCCGGAACGTCGGCGGGCGGTTCGTCCAGTTCCTCGTCTAACGCTGCGTCCGGGTCATCGGCGACCGACGGGACGAGCACGTCCCAATCCGGTGACACGGCCGCAGACGGGAGCGACGGCCCGCTCTCGATACCGAACCTTGGCGGCATCAACCCCTTCTCGGGTGGCTCAAGCGGGTCGCCAGCCGAGATTCAACCGCCGTTCCCGTTCGGGTCGTTGATGCTGGCGTTTGCCTTTCTCGTTCCGATGAACTTCGTCGTGCAGGCGTACGGGAGTACGATGCTGAACGAACGAATCAACCGGCGGGGAGAACTGCTCCTCGTCGCTCCCGTCTCGCCGGGCGATATCGTTCTCGGGAAGACGCTGCCGTATCTCACTGTCGTCCTCGGCGTGACTGCGGTCATCGCGCTCGCTGTCGGCGGCGGACTCGTCTCCGTCGCGGCGGTCGTCCCGATCGGACTGGTGTTCTTGGGCGCGACGTTCGTCGGCGCGATGTTCGCCCGGTCGTTCAAGGAACTCACGTTCGTCACCGTCGCGGTGTCTGTGTTCCTGACGGCGTACACGTTCGTCCCGGCCATCTTCACGCAGGTGACGCCCATCGCGCTCATCTCGCCGCTGACGCTCGTCGTCCGCGACTTACAGCCGACGGCGACGGTGAGTCTCGGGGCGTTCCTGTTCTCGACGGGACCGTTCGTCCTCTGCGGCGGCGTGCTGTTCGCTCTCGGCGCGGGCGTCTACCGCGAGGAGGACATGTTC
It contains:
- a CDS encoding ABC transporter ATP-binding protein, whose translation is MIRVEGLRKTYGDFPAVVGSDFEVEEGEIFGVVGPNGAGKTTTLKMLSGLIEPTEGTARIGEYDAGDPEMRRHLGFLPEESPLYEDMTARSYLHFFADLYDVPREAATRRTEDTLDRLELEHRDRRLGDMSKGMKRKVAIARSLVNDPDLLIYDEPASGLDPLTTNYVLEFTRDLAERGKTVVFSAHNLYHVESVCDRVVIMNRGEIIARGTVPEIREQHGETSYHVFTTTAVENAETTDDGRYRRVVPDMDAVESVREEAEAADGEVVDIRTHEPSLEDIFLDLAGRPPETRADDRGRAAASQTDGGRSATGPERDQQEEDRIGGTQ
- a CDS encoding ABC transporter permease subunit — encoded protein: MSRSLSDRLRAVLRIARWEIERSARTLDRRTVVFLLVAVVLAGGIASAGMLSGGVALDRDIYRVGVASDSPYYEPVAAAPALTPKDPDPDALKNGDLDILIDRERVFGPPVVTQKNRAALAALNDAVRRYNTAMMQQEENQTAAFPVAVSLQYVSRSTSLPDGAVADGGSDGGAATGDGSGTGADSSGTSAGGSSSSSSNAASGSSATDGTSTSQSGDTAADGSDGPLSIPNLGGINPFSGGSSGSPAEIQPPFPFGSLMLAFAFLVPMNFVVQAYGSTMLNERINRRGELLLVAPVSPGDIVLGKTLPYLTVVLGVTAVIALAVGGGLVSVAAVVPIGLVFLGATFVGAMFARSFKELTFVTVAVSVFLTAYTFVPAIFTQVTPIALISPLTLVVRDLQPTATVSLGAFLFSTGPFVLCGGVLFALGAGVYREEDMFTQRSVPLKFLDALDARVSRPRDVALVSGLSIPFVFIAELLAIAVLFVLPVELTVPVLLVFVALIEEAAKSLHVYAAFEKARFERTTRTALVLGALSGFGFFVAEKFTAVAQIVGLPELTLGRAALGPAGVGLDIGVLPAVGLLLAPLVLHVVTAGISAVGASRGKRWYAASFVGAVAVHAAYNLTVVNALA